The uncultured Flavobacterium sp. genome contains a region encoding:
- a CDS encoding RagB/SusD family nutrient uptake outer membrane protein — protein MKKYIALFFFGIITFGCSDLEEKPVGIIRPDNFFKNTDDLQAAVNGAFANIAHNNYWGREFTIALMLRDDMADIGDRTTQAARIDVNDMNMNDTNALVANFWPQSYIIIAAANQAIEGAKKTPGDPAKVNAIVAQAYFARAFTYYHLVRIFGDVPYIDFAVNEVAQVNTLKRTKEAEIYPKIIADLEFAKQWLDDKPKVKAVPGKGTAAGYLASVYLTLKNYQKAYDEAKYVITNEAKFGLGLDADFQDLFNATKTASLKEPLFTIDFNNLVSGNYGQDYTAFFTGSLKDDSYSYGQGFSVAVPSLKVFNTWDQRDYRRAVSFDTIIRKKTGPGGALQIYPSSDNEKAPRPHIAKYYRFPGKAGANGRTSQHNYITMRYAEVLLTAAEALNEITPGTTEANGYVNRVRARARNKAGKLVSFPANVTPGLSQADFRNTVIDERRLEFAFEYIRWYDIKRLQNGPEVFGPNGLEPHANFNPTKDYLFPLPGTELAINPNLAPNNPGY, from the coding sequence ATGAAAAAATATATAGCCTTATTTTTCTTTGGAATAATCACTTTTGGATGTTCCGATTTAGAAGAAAAACCAGTTGGAATTATTCGTCCTGATAACTTTTTTAAAAATACAGATGATTTGCAAGCCGCTGTAAACGGAGCTTTTGCCAATATTGCCCACAATAATTATTGGGGACGCGAATTTACAATTGCTTTAATGTTGCGTGACGACATGGCCGATATTGGCGACAGAACCACTCAGGCCGCACGTATCGATGTCAATGATATGAATATGAATGATACCAATGCGCTTGTTGCGAATTTTTGGCCACAATCGTATATCATTATTGCAGCTGCAAATCAAGCAATTGAAGGTGCTAAAAAAACGCCTGGAGATCCTGCAAAAGTAAACGCCATTGTGGCACAGGCTTATTTTGCAAGAGCTTTTACTTATTATCATTTAGTTAGAATCTTTGGAGACGTTCCGTATATTGATTTTGCCGTAAATGAAGTTGCTCAGGTAAATACCTTAAAAAGAACTAAAGAAGCTGAAATATATCCAAAAATCATTGCCGATTTAGAATTTGCAAAACAATGGTTAGATGACAAACCAAAAGTAAAAGCGGTTCCCGGAAAAGGTACTGCGGCAGGTTATCTGGCATCTGTTTATTTGACTTTAAAAAATTACCAAAAAGCTTATGATGAAGCAAAATACGTAATCACAAATGAAGCTAAATTTGGTTTAGGTCTTGATGCTGATTTTCAGGATTTATTCAATGCAACAAAAACGGCTTCCTTAAAAGAACCTTTGTTTACAATTGACTTTAACAACTTGGTTTCAGGAAACTACGGTCAGGATTATACCGCATTTTTTACAGGATCTCTTAAAGACGACAGCTACAGCTACGGACAAGGGTTTTCGGTAGCCGTACCTTCCTTAAAGGTATTCAACACATGGGATCAAAGAGATTACAGACGTGCTGTGAGTTTTGATACTATTATCAGAAAGAAAACTGGCCCGGGCGGAGCATTGCAAATTTATCCATCAAGTGATAACGAAAAAGCGCCACGTCCGCATATTGCAAAATATTACCGTTTTCCTGGAAAAGCAGGTGCGAACGGAAGAACTTCACAGCATAATTATATCACAATGCGCTATGCCGAAGTATTGTTAACTGCTGCCGAAGCCTTAAACGAAATCACTCCGGGAACCACAGAAGCTAATGGTTATGTAAACCGAGTGCGTGCAAGAGCGAGAAATAAAGCCGGAAAACTGGTTTCGTTTCCTGCAAACGTAACACCTGGATTATCACAAGCTGATTTTAGAAATACAGTTATTGACGAAAGAAGATTAGAATTTGCTTTTGAATATATCAGATGGTACGACATCAAAAGGTTGCAAAACGGACCTGAAGTTTTTGGTCCAAACGGTTTAGAACCGCATGCAAACTTTAATCCAACCAAAGATTATTTATTTCCATTACCAGGAACTGAATTGGCCATCAATCCAAATTTAGCACCAAATAATCCCGGTTATTAA
- a CDS encoding glycoside hydrolase family 2 TIM barrel-domain containing protein: protein MKKLPYHYNTFYTFALLFFFQICLSSIFAQTKMNINDNWLYLENHTSNLNEAKKATNWTSLNLPHTWNAEDATDLNPGYRRDASWYQKKLNISQIDKNKVYSLYFEGSNVTTKVYVNDKEAGGHIGGYIGFSIDITNFINEGNNDIFVRVDNSYDIEIIPSQKSDFFIYGGITRDVWLVSKYKNHIENLKITTPEVSATKASVQIVSSFVNADNSKDLSLTVTLKNPKGKKVASKTISVSDKTSTIKFENIKNPELWDTEKPNLYTLTAVLSEKNQIKDSVSERVGFRWFEFKDHGPFYLNGKRLLIRGTHRHEEQAGVGAAMSNAQHRADIESIKSMGANFVRLAHYPQDPEIYKACDELGLLVWDELPWCRGGIGDELWQTNTKNMLKEIINQNYNHPSIIIWSLGNEMNWLPDFPDGDNTEKTNVFLTELNDIAHKLDPNRKTAIRKYYEGSQIVDVFSPSIWSGWYSGSYKSYQKAIDVYKKEYKHFIHAEYGGDSHVGRHSENPITGENIIKAEGWEEAIVQTKVANIAQIGDWSENYIVDLFDWHLHISENDPDFVGNIQWAFKDFATPLRPEDDIPYMNQKGLVDRNGNPKDAYYVFKSYWAKEPFTYIESHTWTERQGPENTPRTISVFSNCQKVTLYHEGKSLGEKQRNLSLYPANGLTWDVNFLKGENTLIAIGGTKDGKKVSDTLKVNYRFKKNDTATSLQLSSQKLKNGNYLVTAIAIDNGNLRCLDYEESVYFQCLKGGKTLKNQGTPTGSESIKMANGKASIEVVPDGSGIPIEMTALNQSFKGEYLKIMPQSH, encoded by the coding sequence ATGAAAAAACTACCATACCACTACAATACATTTTATACTTTTGCGCTTTTGTTTTTTTTTCAGATTTGTCTGAGCAGTATTTTTGCTCAGACAAAAATGAATATTAATGACAATTGGCTGTATTTAGAAAATCATACTTCAAACCTTAACGAAGCAAAAAAAGCCACAAACTGGACTTCCTTAAATTTACCGCACACCTGGAATGCTGAAGATGCAACCGACTTAAATCCGGGTTACAGACGCGATGCAAGCTGGTATCAAAAGAAATTAAATATTTCGCAAATAGATAAAAACAAAGTTTATTCTTTATACTTTGAAGGTTCAAATGTCACCACAAAAGTGTATGTAAACGACAAAGAAGCCGGCGGACATATTGGTGGTTATATTGGTTTTTCAATCGATATTACAAACTTCATTAACGAAGGAAACAACGATATTTTTGTTCGTGTTGATAATAGTTATGATATCGAAATTATTCCGTCTCAAAAAAGTGATTTCTTTATTTATGGCGGAATTACCCGTGATGTCTGGCTAGTTTCGAAATACAAAAATCACATTGAAAATTTAAAGATTACAACACCTGAAGTTTCGGCTACAAAAGCTTCGGTACAAATTGTTTCTTCTTTTGTAAATGCAGATAATTCCAAAGATTTATCATTAACCGTAACGCTTAAAAATCCGAAAGGAAAAAAAGTAGCCAGTAAAACGATTTCTGTTTCAGATAAAACTTCAACTATTAAATTCGAGAACATCAAAAACCCGGAACTTTGGGACACCGAAAAACCAAATTTATATACACTAACGGCTGTTTTATCAGAAAAAAATCAAATTAAAGACAGTGTTTCTGAAAGAGTTGGTTTCAGATGGTTTGAATTTAAAGATCATGGCCCATTTTATCTGAATGGAAAACGTTTGTTAATTCGGGGAACTCATCGTCATGAAGAGCAAGCCGGAGTTGGCGCAGCAATGAGCAATGCTCAACATCGTGCTGATATTGAATCTATAAAAAGTATGGGGGCAAATTTTGTTCGCTTGGCACATTATCCGCAAGATCCTGAAATTTATAAAGCTTGTGATGAACTTGGTTTATTGGTTTGGGATGAATTGCCGTGGTGTCGCGGCGGAATTGGCGATGAACTTTGGCAAACGAATACCAAAAATATGCTCAAAGAAATCATCAATCAAAATTATAATCATCCCAGTATTATAATTTGGTCGTTAGGAAACGAAATGAACTGGCTTCCTGATTTTCCTGACGGTGATAATACAGAAAAAACAAATGTGTTTTTGACGGAACTAAACGACATTGCGCATAAACTGGACCCAAATAGAAAAACGGCAATCAGAAAATATTATGAAGGTTCACAAATTGTCGATGTCTTCTCCCCTTCGATTTGGTCTGGCTGGTATTCCGGAAGTTATAAAAGCTACCAAAAAGCAATTGATGTTTACAAAAAAGAATACAAACATTTTATTCATGCCGAATACGGCGGTGATAGTCACGTGGGGCGTCACAGCGAAAATCCAATTACCGGAGAAAACATCATAAAAGCCGAAGGTTGGGAAGAAGCAATTGTACAAACTAAAGTCGCTAATATTGCCCAAATTGGAGATTGGAGCGAGAACTATATTGTTGATTTATTTGACTGGCATTTGCATATATCCGAGAACGATCCTGATTTTGTGGGAAATATTCAGTGGGCTTTTAAGGATTTTGCAACGCCATTACGCCCCGAAGATGATATTCCGTACATGAATCAAAAAGGGTTGGTTGACCGAAACGGAAATCCGAAAGATGCTTATTATGTTTTTAAAAGTTATTGGGCAAAAGAACCTTTTACTTACATCGAATCTCATACCTGGACAGAACGACAAGGACCGGAGAATACTCCAAGAACTATTAGTGTTTTTAGTAATTGCCAGAAGGTTACATTATATCATGAAGGAAAATCTCTTGGAGAAAAACAAAGAAATCTTTCTCTATATCCTGCGAATGGTTTAACTTGGGACGTGAATTTTTTGAAAGGTGAAAATACTCTTATCGCTATTGGGGGGACTAAAGATGGGAAAAAGGTTTCGGATACTTTAAAAGTAAATTATCGTTTTAAGAAAAATGATACAGCAACCTCTTTACAATTATCATCTCAAAAATTAAAAAATGGCAATTATCTGGTTACGGCAATTGCTATTGATAATGGTAATTTGCGTTGTCTGGATTATGAAGAAAGTGTTTATTTTCAATGTCTGAAAGGTGGAAAAACCCTAAAAAATCAAGGAACTCCAACGGGAAGTGAATCGATTAAAATGGCAAACGGAAAGGCATCTATAGAAGTTGTTCCTGATGGTTCTGGTATCCCGATTGAAATGACGGCTTTGAATCAGAGTTTTAAAGGGGAATATTTAAAAATAATGCCGCAAAGTCACTAA
- a CDS encoding glycoside hydrolase family 2 TIM barrel-domain containing protein, giving the protein MKKLITTLFLTLSLFGFAQNQSLISNIPNRNTTSLNGVWNYIVDPYETGFYSFHHDEYDKQAKPSNAAYFNNYHAVNKQELVEYDFDKSPKINIPGDWTSQVPELKYYEGNVWFKKSFDYDLKAKKRLFVYLGAINYKADVYLNGKKLGTHEGGFTPFNYEITSIVKPKDNYLVIKVDNTRHKEDVPTINTDWWNYGGITRDVTLIEENESFIEDYNIQLKKGNSELISGFVKINNANSALNAVTISIPELKINYTGKIGTDGIVNFEIPAKKISYWSPENPKLYDVTIDFNGGKLKDNIGFRTIETQEDKILLNGKQIFLRGISIHEENAKGGRANSEEDALRLLNWAKELGCNYVRLAHYPHNENIIRTADKMGLMVWEEIPVYWTIEFNREATYKNAEDQLTATITRDKNRACIIIWSMANETPISDARNAFIKNLVDHTKSLDNTRLISAALLTQSDSAGFGTINDAIGDYLDIISFNQYLGWYGGNLEDAEKIFWKTKYNKPIIVSEFGGDAKAGLHGEKNERWTEEFQEYLYIQNLKMIEKIPHLSGLSPWILVDFRSPRRLLPGIQDEYNRKGLISNDGQKKKAFYIMQDWYAKKKKE; this is encoded by the coding sequence ATGAAAAAACTAATAACCACATTATTTCTAACCTTATCCCTTTTCGGATTTGCGCAAAATCAAAGTCTAATCTCCAACATTCCAAATAGAAATACAACTTCTTTAAACGGCGTTTGGAATTACATAGTTGATCCTTACGAAACAGGATTTTACAGTTTTCATCATGATGAATACGACAAACAAGCGAAACCATCAAATGCAGCGTATTTTAATAATTATCATGCGGTAAACAAACAGGAATTAGTTGAATATGATTTTGATAAATCTCCAAAAATAAATATTCCGGGGGATTGGACTTCGCAGGTTCCGGAGCTTAAATATTACGAAGGAAACGTTTGGTTCAAAAAATCTTTTGATTATGATTTGAAAGCTAAAAAACGTCTTTTTGTTTATTTGGGAGCAATCAATTACAAAGCTGATGTTTACTTGAACGGAAAAAAACTAGGAACTCACGAAGGTGGTTTTACGCCCTTTAATTATGAAATTACGTCTATTGTAAAACCAAAAGACAATTATTTGGTTATTAAAGTGGATAATACGCGTCATAAAGAAGATGTTCCGACCATTAACACGGATTGGTGGAATTATGGAGGAATTACGCGCGATGTGACTTTAATTGAAGAGAATGAATCTTTTATTGAAGATTACAATATTCAGCTTAAAAAGGGAAATTCGGAGTTAATTTCGGGGTTTGTTAAAATCAATAATGCTAATTCTGCATTGAATGCGGTAACGATTAGCATTCCTGAATTAAAAATTAATTACACAGGAAAAATCGGTACTGACGGAATTGTAAATTTTGAAATTCCGGCGAAAAAAATCTCCTATTGGTCTCCTGAAAATCCAAAACTGTATGATGTAACTATAGATTTTAATGGAGGAAAATTAAAAGATAATATCGGTTTCAGAACTATTGAAACGCAGGAAGACAAAATTTTACTGAATGGAAAACAAATCTTTTTAAGAGGAATTTCTATTCACGAAGAAAACGCAAAAGGCGGACGTGCAAATTCTGAAGAAGATGCTTTACGTTTGCTAAACTGGGCAAAAGAATTGGGTTGTAATTATGTTCGCCTGGCACATTATCCGCATAACGAAAACATTATCAGAACGGCTGATAAAATGGGATTAATGGTTTGGGAAGAAATTCCGGTGTACTGGACTATTGAATTTAACAGAGAAGCTACTTATAAAAATGCCGAAGATCAATTGACAGCAACAATTACAAGAGATAAAAACAGGGCTTGTATTATTATCTGGTCAATGGCAAATGAAACTCCGATATCTGATGCCAGAAATGCTTTCATCAAAAATTTAGTCGATCATACCAAATCTTTAGACAATACAAGATTAATCAGTGCGGCTTTATTGACACAAAGTGACAGCGCCGGATTTGGAACTATAAACGACGCGATTGGTGATTATTTGGATATTATTTCGTTTAACCAATATTTAGGCTGGTACGGCGGAAATCTTGAAGATGCTGAAAAAATCTTCTGGAAAACAAAATATAACAAACCGATTATTGTTTCAGAATTTGGAGGAGACGCAAAAGCAGGATTACATGGAGAAAAAAACGAGCGCTGGACAGAAGAATTTCAGGAATACTTATACATTCAGAACTTGAAGATGATAGAAAAGATACCACATCTTAGTGGTTTAAGCCCTTGGATCCTAGTAGATTTCAGATCTCCGAGAAGACTTCTTCCGGGAATTCAGGACGAATATAACAGAAAAGGACTGATCTCAAATGATGGTCAAAAAAAGAAAGCGTTTTATATCATGCAGGATTGGTATGCAAAGAAGAAAAAAGAATAA
- a CDS encoding TonB-dependent receptor, with protein MFTNQKIKSLKWCFLVVFLLGTIIVKAQERKVTGKVTSSEDLLGLPGANVYVKGSSVGGTADMDGNFSVFVSEKNAVLVFNFVGYQTIEVPVGNKTVINVSLKPDTKNLDEVIVVGYGTRKKSDITGSVSSVTAKELTAYPLLNAEQALQGRAAGVSVQSNNGGEPGAPVKIRVRGGTSINASGDALIVVDGFAGVAMPAPQDIASIEVLKDASATAIYGSRGSNGVIMVTTKKGKPGKPVIEFSNSTSVQTVNHKLHLLDADQFVAYRKSFTTHTAGGANTDWQDVIYREGMISNTSLSFSGGSENVRYYVSGNYFNQNGVVINSGIDKYTIVSNLEADLSDRFKVGLNLFQSKQNKDGIISQTSAGGTGAAGVIAAAYRFMPDKGIYNADGTYTSTAPIGDDIDNPYATAMENILETVSIVNRSNFFAQYKITKDLDFKTTLGLTDNNSQTGRYIPSTLIAGKNIKGEASVNNTRFSSFLTENYLTYKKEIIAKGILTVLGGYSYQKNKNESSYAASRGFLTNTNSYHNLGAGTVFLKPDSNLSETELISAFGRLNFDYDDKYLFTFTARRDGSSSFSENYKYGTFPSGAIGWNIGKENFLKDNKTISNLKLRASYGATGNPSIGAYSTLSRFSEIYDVSGDVIVNAVQLTSLNNPNLKWETSYQQDYGIDLGLFDNRVSLTADYYKTITKDLLFNRPLPGVSGIASQLQNVGELENKGWELGINSKNFIGADFTWSTSFNISSNKNKVLKLADNKDLLINSTPGHFLATDSQILRVGQPVGAFYGFIYDGVIQQGEAVLPGNFETVAGGEKFRDVNGDGKLDSSDKTIIGNPNPDFIFGLNNDFTYKNLDLNIFFQGSEGNQILNYTLMELASGNNNATTEVLDAWTPTHTDTNVPVNAARTKRVTSRFVYDGSYIRLKNVSIGYSLDEKVVSKIGLSKVRFYISAQNLWTITDYPGSDPEGNYLNDTNARSNTNLGLEYGSYPNVKTFTFGFNLKF; from the coding sequence ATGTTTACAAACCAAAAAATTAAGTCGCTTAAATGGTGTTTTCTGGTAGTTTTTTTACTGGGAACCATTATTGTAAAAGCACAGGAAAGAAAAGTGACCGGAAAAGTTACTTCGAGTGAGGATTTACTCGGACTTCCTGGTGCCAATGTATATGTTAAAGGATCATCTGTGGGAGGAACTGCGGATATGGATGGAAATTTTAGTGTTTTTGTTTCTGAAAAAAATGCTGTTTTAGTTTTCAACTTTGTAGGATATCAAACCATAGAAGTTCCGGTAGGCAACAAGACTGTTATAAACGTAAGCTTAAAACCAGATACTAAAAATCTTGACGAAGTAATTGTTGTAGGTTATGGTACTCGCAAAAAGAGCGATATCACAGGATCTGTATCTTCGGTAACCGCAAAAGAACTTACTGCTTATCCTTTATTAAATGCAGAACAGGCTTTACAAGGTCGTGCTGCGGGGGTTTCGGTACAATCTAATAATGGTGGTGAACCGGGCGCTCCTGTAAAAATCAGGGTTCGTGGCGGAACTTCGATCAATGCAAGCGGCGATGCGCTTATTGTAGTCGATGGTTTTGCTGGTGTTGCGATGCCGGCACCTCAGGATATTGCTTCTATCGAAGTTCTTAAAGATGCATCTGCAACTGCTATATATGGTTCCAGAGGTTCAAACGGGGTTATTATGGTTACTACTAAAAAAGGAAAACCAGGAAAACCGGTGATCGAATTCAGTAATTCAACTTCGGTACAAACTGTAAACCATAAATTACATTTATTAGATGCAGATCAATTTGTGGCCTATAGAAAAAGTTTTACAACACATACTGCCGGCGGAGCAAACACAGATTGGCAAGACGTAATTTATCGTGAAGGAATGATTTCAAACACTTCACTTTCTTTTTCAGGCGGATCTGAGAATGTGAGATATTATGTTTCCGGAAACTACTTTAATCAAAACGGAGTTGTTATTAATTCCGGAATCGATAAATACACGATTGTAAGTAATCTTGAAGCTGATTTATCTGACCGTTTTAAAGTTGGTCTGAATTTATTTCAAAGTAAACAAAATAAAGACGGAATTATTAGCCAAACTAGCGCTGGAGGAACTGGTGCTGCGGGTGTAATTGCTGCTGCTTACCGTTTTATGCCCGATAAAGGAATTTATAATGCTGACGGAACTTATACGTCAACGGCTCCAATTGGGGATGATATTGATAATCCGTATGCGACTGCAATGGAAAACATTCTGGAAACGGTTTCGATCGTAAACAGATCTAATTTCTTTGCTCAATATAAAATCACTAAGGATCTAGATTTTAAAACAACATTAGGATTAACAGATAATAATTCTCAAACCGGACGTTATATTCCGTCGACTTTAATTGCAGGAAAAAATATCAAAGGTGAAGCTTCTGTAAACAATACCAGATTTTCTTCGTTCTTAACAGAAAACTATCTTACGTATAAAAAAGAAATTATTGCTAAAGGAATCCTGACAGTTCTTGGAGGTTATTCCTATCAAAAGAACAAAAACGAAAGTTCGTACGCAGCTTCAAGAGGATTTTTAACCAATACAAATTCATACCACAATTTAGGAGCCGGAACTGTATTTTTAAAACCGGATTCTAACTTATCAGAAACAGAATTGATCTCCGCTTTTGGAAGGTTGAATTTTGATTATGACGATAAATATCTATTTACGTTTACAGCGCGTCGTGACGGTTCGTCAAGTTTTAGTGAAAACTACAAATACGGAACTTTCCCTTCGGGAGCAATTGGTTGGAATATTGGAAAAGAAAACTTCCTGAAAGACAACAAAACGATTTCGAATCTTAAATTGAGAGCAAGTTATGGTGCAACCGGAAATCCATCTATTGGCGCCTACTCTACTTTGTCAAGATTCTCTGAAATTTATGATGTAAGCGGTGACGTAATTGTAAATGCGGTTCAATTGACTTCATTAAACAATCCGAACTTAAAATGGGAAACTTCATACCAACAAGATTACGGTATAGATTTGGGTTTATTTGATAACAGAGTAAGTCTTACGGCAGATTATTATAAAACAATTACCAAAGATTTGTTGTTCAACAGACCTTTACCGGGAGTTTCGGGAATTGCTTCTCAGCTTCAAAATGTTGGGGAATTAGAAAATAAAGGTTGGGAATTGGGTATTAATTCTAAAAACTTTATTGGTGCTGATTTTACCTGGTCAACAAGTTTCAACATTTCTTCGAATAAAAACAAAGTATTAAAACTGGCAGATAACAAAGACCTTTTGATTAACTCAACGCCAGGACATTTCCTTGCGACAGATTCTCAGATTTTGAGAGTTGGTCAGCCCGTTGGCGCTTTTTACGGATTTATTTATGATGGCGTAATTCAACAAGGAGAAGCCGTACTTCCGGGTAATTTTGAAACAGTTGCAGGAGGCGAGAAATTCAGAGATGTAAACGGTGACGGAAAATTAGATTCTAGTGATAAAACGATTATTGGCAACCCAAATCCTGATTTCATCTTTGGTTTAAACAATGATTTCACTTATAAAAATCTTGACTTGAATATCTTCTTTCAAGGTTCTGAAGGTAACCAAATCTTAAATTATACTTTGATGGAACTGGCTTCAGGAAACAACAATGCAACTACTGAAGTTTTGGATGCCTGGACACCTACACACACAGACACTAATGTTCCCGTAAATGCAGCAAGAACAAAAAGAGTTACCTCAAGATTTGTGTATGATGGAAGTTACATTCGTCTTAAAAATGTTTCTATAGGATATAGTTTAGATGAAAAAGTGGTTTCGAAAATCGGGTTGAGCAAAGTTCGTTTTTACATCAGTGCACAAAACCTTTGGACAATTACTGATTATCCGGGTTCTGATCCTGAAGGAAATTACCTGAATGATACCAATGCAAGAAGTAATACGAACTTAGGTTTAGAGTACGGAAGTTACCCAAATGTGAAAACTTTCACTTTCGGATTTAATTTAAAATTTTAG
- a CDS encoding glycoside hydrolase family 88 protein, with amino-acid sequence MNKVSFISLILGFALLTTACKSGINPQPKVTSTTTNNLLETRYKMLLDYPIDSMSMPRSMTIKNNLIKKVPSRDWTSGFFAGNLWQLYRLTGNNKYKEQAEKWTLFSKKESVNSNSHDVGFKVFCSFGEALKVENKQEYKDVIIKGAETLCTRFNAKVGSIRSWDFNKEIWDFPVIIDNMMNLELLFEASKLSGNPKYRDVAIKHANTTLKNQFRDDNSCYHVIDYDSQTGAVRKKTTLQGYNDDSVWARGQAWAVYGFTMSYRYTKDPAYLKQAEATATFFMTNKNLPEDAIPYWDLKDPSIPNSARDASAAAVMASGLYELYSYTNNKSYLAFADKIITSLSSDKYVLSAAVKAPFILDHSTGNWPKHDEIDEPIIYADYYFLEAILRKSKY; translated from the coding sequence ATGAATAAAGTTAGTTTCATTTCTTTAATTCTTGGGTTTGCACTGCTGACAACAGCGTGCAAATCCGGAATTAATCCTCAACCAAAAGTTACCTCGACAACCACAAATAATCTTCTTGAAACCAGATACAAAATGTTACTGGATTATCCGATAGATTCTATGTCGATGCCGAGAAGTATGACAATTAAAAACAACCTGATTAAAAAAGTCCCATCAAGAGACTGGACCAGCGGATTTTTTGCCGGAAACTTATGGCAATTGTACCGACTTACAGGCAATAATAAATACAAAGAACAAGCTGAAAAATGGACTCTGTTTAGTAAAAAAGAAAGTGTAAATAGTAATTCGCACGACGTTGGTTTCAAAGTGTTTTGCAGTTTTGGCGAAGCGCTAAAAGTGGAAAACAAGCAAGAATACAAAGACGTTATTATTAAAGGTGCCGAAACATTATGTACACGTTTTAATGCGAAAGTTGGTTCTATCAGATCTTGGGATTTTAATAAGGAGATTTGGGATTTTCCCGTTATTATAGACAATATGATGAATCTGGAATTGCTTTTTGAAGCTTCAAAATTATCCGGGAATCCAAAATATCGTGACGTAGCAATTAAACATGCAAATACAACTTTAAAAAATCAATTTAGAGACGACAACAGCTGTTATCATGTTATTGATTATGATTCACAAACCGGAGCTGTTAGAAAGAAAACAACGCTTCAGGGTTATAATGATGATTCGGTTTGGGCACGCGGACAAGCTTGGGCAGTTTACGGTTTTACGATGTCGTACAGATATACCAAAGATCCTGCTTATTTAAAACAAGCCGAGGCAACAGCAACATTTTTTATGACCAATAAAAACCTGCCCGAAGACGCAATTCCGTACTGGGATTTAAAAGATCCGAGTATTCCAAATTCGGCTCGTGATGCTTCTGCTGCAGCTGTTATGGCTTCAGGTTTGTATGAACTTTACAGCTATACCAACAACAAAAGTTATTTGGCTTTCGCCGATAAAATAATCACCTCCTTAAGTTCTGATAAATATGTCTTAAGCGCAGCTGTAAAAGCACCTTTTATTCTGGATCACAGCACCGGAAACTGGCCAAAACATGACGAAATTGACGAACCTATAATCTATGCCGATTATTATTTTCTGGAAGCAATTTTAAGAAAAAGCAAATATTAA